The sequence AAATTGTTACATTTAATATATCAGATATCATGTAACTCGATGTCCTATATGACCCTCTCAACTCATTAATTTTTTGTCTCAAGTGTACTTTTAGTTATAACTGAAAATTCTCGGAGCAGCCAAAACAAGCAACATCGAGAtacacatttttcttttatggtttttttttatcatgatgCAATACAAAAGTTGTAACCCTTCTGGCCTACTTCACCTTTTTCTACTACTCATCTGATCttaaatataagtctattatAATATTGACATATTCTTTAATATAGTATTTTAactaataatatttataaaattatataatttcaaataaaaagagatatattatgaaaatattttttataatgaatCTATTTCCGTCAAACTTATATTGTCAATCTATAATTTTTGTTGACTATTAATGATAAAGCTAATAATATTTAACTTAGGATAAATCTAAATTAACTTATATTTGAGATCGTAGAAAGTAGTGGTGAAAACGGCTCGGATAGTTTCCGATCGATCCGGGTCAGAACCAGAAACATATAGTTTTTTGGATTGGCACCTTATTTGGCTCATAATCGGTAttggatattatttttttggaatcGGCGTAGCAATTTCCGATGGAATCGGCATTGGTATCAGATATCTGGACTACCTGAGTTTGGATATTATCTTAAACTTAGCGCTAAAACAACATTCTAATGCtaaaataattcaaaatattattgaaataatcatgaaaattgTTTTGAGGATTAACTTATAGTATCCTCTATATCACCAAAATTATTCAAAAGTTTTTATGATCTTTtttatagtgttttaaattttgagagcaagagaacgaaatattttttaatgtttaaATGTCTGTTGGAAGGACAACATATTTACTTTTTTAAATAAGATGCTTCTATCTCAATCGCTAGCCATCATACAGGACGCTAATCAAAGGCATAGACATGGTTGTCTACTGGTTTCCATCCTACTCGACGGTGGTGTTAGGGCGCTATCCATACGGCGGTAGGCTCGCTTGAAGAAGATCCTTCTTgccatttatatatatatatatatatatatatatatatattatatttagtCTTTTACTAGCTTTATGAGTTTATGATTAACTGAGTTTAAATATATGTACTCAATTTAAGTATTATGTCTGTGTAAACTTGTATCAAGCATAATGTGTAAACTTATGAAGTTGTGATGAACTAAGTTATGTTGTTTTTATTCAAGTGACTAAGTGTATGGACTATATTATCTCAGCTATTACGCAATAACTTTCTAGTATGAAtatgttctttatttttattatgatctTATATATAATTTGAGTAGTCTTTCATGTTCCGGTAAATATTCGTCGGTCATATTTATTTTCGATTCATATTCATTTTGTATTCGTTTTGTATATTATTCGTGATCATATTTGTATCCGAACTATCcatatttgaatatattttcgataaaaaaaaatatgatttcaaATACAGTAGAACCCTGTTCGGACGGATTCTAAGCCGTTTTCACCCCTAATAGAAAGTATGTAGTAAGATAAGCTACGACTATCCCAACCATTTTCtcttcattttgttttctttctagttcccttttctgtttttattccctttattttcatCTATCTTCGATTATCTTCGAGAGGAATcgtgaaggaaaagaagagaaaatctcGTCCTGAAAGAATAACCTTAAAAATCCTTTCGTAACAAAAACTGTAATAAAAAACCAAGCGTGCACACGAGCGAGCGCGCATGACAGCAGCAGCATGCAGCCAGAATGGGAATGGTGATCGCCTCCATGACTAGTACAGCCTCTGCCGATGGCAATGGCATGGGCCAGCACGGGGTTTGCTGTTCCGGCTGGCCCCACCCCACTGCCGGGCCCCGTCTCCACTCAGTCTGGCAGCCTATCCGGGCCCACCAGTCAGGCGACGATGTGACGCCACTAACGTGGGCCCTACCGCCTGCCGTGCCACATACAAGTCAACTTGGTGTCCACACTACTCTAATCTAACACTGGGTAGGCATAGCCTGCTCTCTCGTCTGATTCATATGGTTCCCTTGAGTGATTCCGACTCATAGGCCACCAAATCAAATACCGTTAGGAATCGCCTAGGCCTAATAAACTAGGCTTTACTTTGATTATGTTTGGCTAATTTCATTTGTACGcaaaccagaaaaaaaaaaccatcattCATTTGTACTTCTTTCTTCAGAAGAAACTCAAGGCTCAAGTTGCAGGGGATCCTATGTGATCGTGTGAACCTAGCAGCCACTACAGTATCATGTGTCGCGCCACTTATTTGCTCCAAAAGAACCATCATGTCTCATGACGATATGAATTGCAGAAGGTGGGTCCGTTGCCCTATCAGCTGGGACACCACATCCGCTATACTATGGCGATCCGATCAGCTTGACATGATGCGCAACAAAGGCCAAAGAACAAGTTTCATGCCATAACAATGACCACGGCATCCTGTCTCGGCAGAAAAGCGTTATGGATCATGCATGATATGATGGTAACACTTAACTCCTAGTGAACAGTTCTCGGAGTTAAAAAAACCAGTTCTTGgagtaaaaaaaaagggggTATATTTTCCAGATTTACCTCCCTATTAACTTCTTCCTTTTAAACATCCCTTGGTAACTTCTTTTCAAGGAGAAGAAACTACAGCAAGATTCACACAAAGAAAAGTACAGTAAAGGAGTACCTAGAACAATCAAaagtaaacaaaaaaaatgttgaaaatgAATGAATACCGAGTTAAATTTCAGAGTTTACATGTAAATTCGACACGAAATATAACTTTAGCAATCCCCTcgtaaaaaatttaaactacTCGTACTCGTAGTATGGTGATAACACTTTTGGGCGCTATCAAAATTTCACCAAGGACCAATGCCAACTGGCACGTCAGCCAGCCCTCAACTTTCCTCGCTTGAATAGTTGAATGTGGTGAGCAGATTCCTCTCTCTAGGTTGAAAGCACGTCATCCCTGAACTTTCCTCACTTGAATGTGGTGAGTAGATTCCTCTCTCCAGATTGAAGTCACTCCGCTCTGAACAAGGGTGACGTAGTCCCCCTCCTTCACATATTGCGCTTTCTGTTTAACATTCAAACCATGAATCAGAAAAGAAATCGAAGAAAGGAGATAAATTTAATTAAGGATAGAACATGACTTTCTGAATAAATCATTAACGAAGAAACGGCAGTGCCAAGCAAATGGCCTTACCAGCAAGCTGCTAATTGCTCTGGAGAGAGTTTCTTCTGCGTCGTCAGAGAATTGCATATAAATAGGGACGACGCCCTGGTAGAGTGCCAGCCGTTGCTTCACTCGTTCCCTGAAACAACAGTTTCCTCTTATTGTCAGTACTCCAGGGCATCTTTACTCCTTTTGATCATTTAATTGATGAAGGCTGTCTATTGCAATTGATGCACAGCATGCTCCAAAGTTGGTCTCTTGAAGGAAAGCATCACAAAACAACTTACTCATTTGTAAATGCAAATATTGTAGACGCGGGGCGGTAGTGGCTCAGAAGGACAGCCATGGAGCCCGTCTGTGTAAATACAATAATCGGGGTACCCAGAGTGTTCGCCATCATTGTTGCATGAGATCCGAACATGTTACTTAGCTGGCTTGGGGAAAATTCCTCGTTGAGCAGAACCTACAAAAGAATAGTAAGTCataagaaaacaaaagataaaaaagtatatattttaaaaaataaaataacaaaagCAGATGGTGCCTTTGCCCTAAGAAAAAGGAAGCTAGCCGTGTCTGGACAGAACAGTGAATAATGCAGATGCCACCATGTGGTGAATTTGAAGGTGTGAAAAGGATGGGAAATAGAGAAGGACCATACCTGTGTAGGTGCAACAAGACTGGGAGAGGTAGTTGAGTTATAAAGGCTGGATTCTGTTCTAAGTGCCACAGTGTGCATCACCTTGACTGCCTTCAGCGGGTACCTAAACATCAAAATATGCACGAACCAACCAAGGTAAGTCAATTTACAAAATACTGTACGAACAGGCTAATGGAGCAACCAGACAATAGGCAAGATTTTATGCGCCCTCTAAAAGGGCTTAACAAAATAACTCTTGAAGAAATGAATTGCCTGCATGGTACAACAAGGAATACAACTAAAAAGAGCAATTAAAACTCCAAGATATGTTGAAACCTTACTTTCCATGAGCAGTTTCACCAGATAGCATAATGGCATCAGCACCTTCCCGGACCGCAATTGCTATATCAGAAACTTCTGCCCTAGTTGGAGTGGGATGGTTTATCATGCTTTCCAACATATTTGTAGCAACAATGACTGGTTTCTCCATGCGTCGGCATGTTCTGACAATCTCTGCCTGAAAAGGTAAAACAGTTGCAATTTATATGGTGTTGCTACTTGGTTGCATTCACACACAAGATTCTTTACCAAATACAGGAATAAATGACAGATTTGGCCCTCCTAAAACTATACATTCCATGTAATCTCACCTGCAGCAAAGGAACATCCTCAATTGGAAGTTCAGCACCAAGGTCTCCTCGAGCCACCATTGCCTATAAAGATTTCAAGAAGTTCAGAATCTAGCATTAACTAAAAGGTCATGaagatgttttttttaatcagaCCTAGACCTGTAAATAAGACCAGCATGTATCACATACAGTTTACATCAAGCCAGAGAAGAGTAGTGCTTTTTATGCTACATACAAGTAACTCTCAAGAAGGACAAAAACAGTGTGGTCTAAGATCCAAGAAAGCTCCTCATTCCTCAACACAGAGTTCTTCATTTGCTTATCATGAGATCATGACAACTATCAAAATAATATTACATTTTGACATAGTACAACTCCTTTCGCTTGCTATTAGTTTACTTCTTTTTTAGTATTAAAAGATTGTCACAGTGGATGCCCATGGCCTTACCCCATCTGAAGCAGCAATAATGGACTGGAGATTTGGTATCGAATCCGCACTTTCAATTTTTGGAATGACACGTATATCTGCGTTAGCGCCTGGATATGAAAagacacacaaaaaaaatatcaactaagTTCTCATTTCCCAACATAGATAACCAGGGCTTCCATTGATGACAGAGAGCCTTACTTTTAAGGTAGTCCTTTAGTTCATGAATAACTTTGGCATCCTTCACAAAGGAAACAGCATAGAAATCAACACCATTTTCGACGCCAAATTTTATGTCTTCCCAATCCTTCTCTGTTGGGACAGAAGCACGTCAGGATTCTGGATGCAACTATGTGGCAGCTAGACTTGTCAGCGCAGAAACAAACTAACCAGTAATAGATGGCAAAGTAGCACTCTTTCCACGGACATTTAGGTGGCGCCTTGATTTCAATTCCCCACCATCAACTACTTCGCACTTGACTGTATCAGCCGTTTTAGACTTCACAGCAAGCGACATCATTCCTCCTGTAGCATGAAAAGTACGATGATGGATTAGAAATTGTAATGTTATATCATATGATGTTAATTGCAAACAAGTGAATTAACTCATGGAAGGAGACATCCAAAGAATCTGGTAATGTACATAATAGGACTGCAGTATTACAAAATCAACAATCAAATTACTGAAAGAATGAAAAAAGTATATTGCGCTAGAAACATAGTTGTAGGGAAAATTTGAATAAATAACTGCCATGGCATTAACAAGAACTTGCTTCAACAAGGAACTAATCATCCAGGGCCATTCAAAATATAATTTGAAGATTGAGAGATCTCACCATCCACTAACAGTATGTCACCAGCTTCAACATCATTTATGAAGTCATCATAATTCACGCTGACAGTGTCTTCAGTGCTCACCCCTCTTTTAATCGTGAAGTTGAACTCTTGACCTTCAttgagcatgattggctctgGAACATCCCCACTTCTAACTTCCGGACCCTGCATAAAATCCAATCAGAAGAACTCATTTGGCAGTAACACTCAAATAGAATGTATTCAGCATACCTTGGTGTCCAGCATGATGGCGATAACATTGCCATCGGTGTTCTGTGCATTATACTCCTTCACCAAATCAATCACCTTCTGGTGTGACTGGTGGTCACCATGGGACATATTTAGCCGTGCAACATTCATTCCAGTCTCTGCAAGCTTCCAAATCATCTCACGAGTGTTGGTCGAGGGGCCTATGGTGCATACTATCTTTGTCTTCCTCCGAGAATTTGCAGCAACCGCCTGCGAGGTGATTTCAGTAGTAGTAGCCTCCTTATTCATCTGCATTGGCAATGACAAATCTGTCACCACATGAAGTAACCACTCTAAGTGATTAATTATCCTTCCGTTGATGATATTCAAAagtaacttttaaaaaataataagctACATATTGATCAGAAACTTCAGACAAGTATAGAGATCGCGTTGAAATCTGAAATCGACTGTTTGGAGTTAAGTAATCCACATCGTGGAGCAAGTACGGGCACCAATTCAGACCaagtaaaatgaaaaaaaaaaagttctctAGATAAAATATGCTGGAAATGAGCATTTTCGTAGCGGAAGCTCGTAT is a genomic window of Phragmites australis chromosome 24, lpPhrAust1.1, whole genome shotgun sequence containing:
- the LOC133907663 gene encoding pyruvate kinase isozyme G, chloroplastic-like, with the translated sequence MAAAAEIGGFAAARIAAPALRPAPPAPAAVAPLQPRRAVAARSLRTTASETVTVDLAGATNGAVRALMNKEATTTEITSQAVAANSRRKTKIVCTIGPSTNTREMIWKLAETGMNVARLNMSHGDHQSHQKVIDLVKEYNAQNTDGNVIAIMLDTKGPEVRSGDVPEPIMLNEGQEFNFTIKRGVSTEDTVSVNYDDFINDVEAGDILLVDGGMMSLAVKSKTADTVKCEVVDGGELKSRRHLNVRGKSATLPSITEKDWEDIKFGVENGVDFYAVSFVKDAKVIHELKDYLKSANADIRVIPKIESADSIPNLQSIIAASDGAMVARGDLGAELPIEDVPLLQAEIVRTCRRMEKPVIVATNMLESMINHPTPTRAEVSDIAIAVREGADAIMLSGETAHGKYPLKAVKVMHTVALRTESSLYNSTTSPSLVAPTQVLLNEEFSPSQLSNMFGSHATMMANTLGTPIIVFTQTGSMAVLLSHYRPASTIFAFTNEERVKQRLALYQGVVPIYMQFSDDAEETLSRAISSLLKAQYVKEGDYVTLVQSGVTSIWREESTHHIQVRKVQG